In Nostoc sp. UHCC 0926, a single genomic region encodes these proteins:
- a CDS encoding TniB family NTP-binding protein gives MTNAMSLAKQFGVIEEPTPEIQAEIERLSRQPYLELDQVKRCHAWMYELVISRMTGLLVGESRCGKTVTCKAFANLYNKLRLTKGERMKPVVYIQIAKNCGSRDFFIKILKALNKPSNGTISDLRERTLDSLTIHQVEMLIIDEANHLKFETFSDVRHIYDDEELKISVLLVGTTSRLLAIVKRDEQVINRFLEQFELDRLEDTQFKQMIQIWERDVLRLPEESKLASGDNLKILKQATKKLIGRLDMILRKAAIRSLLRGQKKVDKDVLKEVIAASKL, from the coding sequence ATGACTAATGCAATGTCGCTTGCCAAGCAATTTGGTGTGATTGAGGAACCGACGCCAGAAATCCAAGCTGAAATTGAACGTTTAAGCCGTCAACCTTACTTAGAACTTGACCAAGTAAAACGTTGTCACGCTTGGATGTATGAGTTAGTAATCTCTAGAATGACTGGTTTATTGGTAGGAGAATCACGCTGCGGAAAAACGGTCACTTGCAAAGCTTTTGCAAATCTTTATAACAAATTACGGCTGACTAAGGGTGAGCGTATGAAGCCTGTAGTTTATATTCAAATTGCCAAAAATTGTGGTTCCAGAGATTTTTTTATTAAAATCCTCAAAGCTTTAAATAAACCCTCCAATGGAACTATTTCTGACCTGCGAGAACGAACACTGGATAGCCTGACAATACATCAGGTTGAGATGCTTATTATTGATGAGGCTAATCATCTTAAGTTTGAGACGTTCTCAGATGTACGGCATATTTATGATGATGAGGAGTTAAAGATTTCAGTTCTTCTTGTTGGTACTACAAGTCGCCTTTTAGCTATAGTTAAGCGCGATGAACAAGTTATTAATCGTTTTCTAGAACAGTTTGAGTTGGACAGATTAGAGGATACTCAATTTAAGCAAATGATTCAAATATGGGAACGAGATGTTCTCAGATTGCCAGAAGAATCAAAATTGGCAAGTGGAGATAACCTCAAGATTTTAAAGCAGGCAACCAAGAAATTAATTGGTAGGTTGGATATGATTCTTCGTAAAGCTGCTATCCGCTCATTACTGAGAGGACAGAAAAAAGTCGATAAAGATGTTTTAAAAGAAGTAATTGCAGCATCGAAATTGTGA
- a CDS encoding TniQ family protein yields MEENIDGKRQLWLTRVEPFDGESISHFLGRFRREKGNKFSAPSGLGDVAGLGVVLARWEKFYFNPFPSHQELDALATVVELNAERLRQMLPPAGVGMKHSPIRLCGACYAESVCHKIEWQFKKTVGCDRHQLRLLSKCPVCEKPFPIPALWMDGQCQRCFTSFAEMAEYQKPY; encoded by the coding sequence ATGGAAGAAAATATAGATGGAAAAAGACAACTTTGGTTAACCAGAGTCGAGCCTTTTGATGGAGAAAGTATCAGCCATTTTTTAGGTAGATTTAGACGAGAAAAAGGGAATAAGTTTTCTGCCCCTAGTGGATTAGGTGATGTTGCAGGGCTTGGGGTTGTGTTAGCACGTTGGGAAAAGTTTTACTTTAATCCCTTCCCAAGTCATCAGGAGTTAGACGCACTAGCAACTGTGGTTGAGCTTAATGCCGAAAGACTACGACAGATGTTGCCTCCAGCAGGTGTGGGAATGAAGCATAGCCCAATTCGCTTGTGTGGAGCCTGCTATGCTGAGTCAGTTTGCCATAAAATCGAGTGGCAATTCAAAAAGACGGTGGGATGCGATCGCCATCAGTTACGCTTGTTATCAAAATGCCCTGTCTGTGAAAAACCTTTTCCCATTCCGGCTCTATGGATGGACGGGCAATGCCAGCGATGTTTTACATCTTTTGCAGAAATGGCAGAATATCAAAAGCCTTACTAA